A genomic window from Micromonospora ferruginea includes:
- a CDS encoding MerR family transcriptional regulator → MDIGIREKSLSVGEAAERVGLTTYTLRWYEQEGLVAPVGRDSAGRRRYTEADVSWLFLLTRLRRTGMPVRDMRRYAELARQGDRTLGARRALFEAHRVRVLTRMAELTEDLKVLDHKIDAYRRAEEELG, encoded by the coding sequence GTGGACATCGGTATCCGGGAGAAGAGCCTCAGCGTCGGCGAGGCGGCCGAGCGGGTCGGCCTCACCACCTACACGCTGCGCTGGTACGAGCAGGAGGGCCTGGTCGCCCCGGTCGGGCGGGACTCCGCCGGCCGCCGGCGCTACACCGAGGCCGACGTGAGCTGGCTGTTCCTGCTCACCCGGCTGCGCCGCACCGGCATGCCGGTGCGGGACATGCGCCGCTACGCCGAGCTGGCCCGGCAGGGCGACCGCACGCTCGGCGCGCGCCGGGCGCTGTTCGAGGCCCACCGGGTACGGGTGCTGACCCGGATGGCCGAGCTGACCGAGGACCTGAAGGTGCTCGACCACAAGATCGACGCGTACCGGCGCGCCGAGGAGGAACTGGGCTGA